One window of the Chryseotalea sp. WA131a genome contains the following:
- a CDS encoding helix-turn-helix domain-containing protein translates to MNDEIPILRSLAILLSFYLFPPSNYYLYFNSDFMTAKSILPETEMIASAVQFINSTASHIFLTGKAGTGKTTFLKNLAKRTHKSFVVVAPTGIAALNAGGVTIHSQFLFPFGMFVPDRSITHDIHQAGNYYTSDMLARKHPLNSARKQVLRSIDLLVIDEVSMLRADLLDAIDYRLKAARGNFRQPFGGVQLLLIGDLYQLPPVVKQEDEEQLKKYYNSAWFFDALALRQSDWVYIELDKIFRQTDDAFIRLLNNLRNNQVTLEDIAVLNEYHKSPAEIQNMREVITLTTHNYKADELNRNALQELKTPLHVLAAEVDGDFPESMFPVLARLELKEGAQIMFTKNDNDGKAYFNGKLATVTSIQDDEIEVSMAETHQPYTLKKEVWENKRYTINPTSQELDDEVVGTFEQYPIKLAWAITVHKSQGLTFDKAIIDVRQAFADGQVYVALSRLRSLEGLILRTRIDANVISTNQQVVSFSQQYHQPETLVARMQTKQLQFIEELISKTFEFDTLIKEIAYIKKTNDVSAAFEEDSMKPVLEQIHESLNAEIQNTQKFRKQLTELLQSNNKDQLLSRLKKGSEYYNHFLYSIVKLLVEHIELVKTRKRVKGYLTDITDLDQLIGKKREQVDKAQYLTQNILEGNHEFDFSHLAKEREKERYRLLEEIRTKVGLRLMKEQKESRGRKAKKNKKDEPSTYDITLTMLESGMTIETIAKERGLAPGTIEGHLAKAVSANRISILKFMSEQDVGTITHALKEMPEGFTSKDLFTKLGGKFGYGMLRAVMNHTGIQSTRQREESL, encoded by the coding sequence GTGAATGATGAGATTCCCATCCTTCGCAGTTTGGCGATCCTATTGAGTTTCTATCTTTTTCCTCCTTCCAATTATTATCTCTATTTTAACAGCGATTTTATGACAGCCAAGTCTATCCTCCCCGAAACTGAAATGATTGCTTCGGCTGTTCAGTTTATCAACAGCACGGCTAGTCATATTTTCCTTACAGGAAAGGCAGGCACTGGCAAAACTACTTTTTTAAAAAACTTGGCGAAGCGTACCCACAAATCATTTGTGGTTGTGGCCCCCACGGGCATTGCTGCACTCAACGCAGGTGGTGTTACGATCCATTCTCAATTTTTGTTTCCGTTTGGGATGTTTGTGCCCGATCGATCCATTACGCACGACATCCATCAAGCGGGCAATTATTATACTTCTGATATGCTGGCGCGCAAGCACCCACTGAATAGTGCACGCAAACAGGTGCTGCGGTCAATTGATTTATTGGTGATTGATGAAGTGAGCATGTTGCGTGCCGATTTGCTTGACGCGATTGACTATCGACTAAAGGCTGCTCGTGGCAACTTTAGACAGCCATTTGGTGGTGTGCAATTATTGTTGATTGGTGATTTGTACCAACTTCCACCTGTAGTAAAGCAAGAAGATGAAGAGCAATTAAAGAAGTACTATAACAGCGCGTGGTTTTTCGATGCGCTGGCACTCCGCCAAAGCGATTGGGTGTACATTGAACTCGATAAGATTTTTCGCCAAACCGATGACGCGTTCATCCGTCTGCTCAACAATTTGCGCAATAATCAAGTCACCCTCGAAGATATTGCTGTGCTGAATGAATATCATAAATCACCCGCAGAAATACAAAACATGCGCGAAGTGATTACCCTCACTACGCACAATTACAAAGCGGATGAATTGAATAGAAATGCGTTACAAGAATTGAAAACCCCTCTCCACGTATTGGCTGCAGAGGTGGATGGCGATTTTCCTGAGAGCATGTTTCCGGTATTGGCCAGACTCGAATTGAAGGAGGGCGCGCAAATTATGTTTACCAAAAATGATAATGATGGCAAAGCCTACTTTAATGGAAAACTGGCTACCGTTACATCTATTCAAGATGATGAGATTGAAGTAAGCATGGCGGAAACGCACCAACCTTATACACTTAAAAAGGAAGTGTGGGAGAACAAACGTTACACCATAAACCCCACTTCACAAGAACTGGATGATGAGGTGGTGGGAACATTTGAACAATACCCGATCAAATTGGCTTGGGCGATCACCGTTCACAAAAGTCAAGGACTGACGTTTGACAAAGCGATTATCGATGTGAGGCAAGCCTTTGCCGATGGCCAAGTATATGTAGCACTTTCGCGTTTGCGTTCGTTGGAGGGCTTGATTTTACGGACACGGATTGATGCCAACGTGATTAGCACCAACCAGCAAGTAGTTTCGTTTAGTCAACAGTATCACCAACCCGAAACACTGGTAGCCAGAATGCAAACCAAACAACTCCAATTTATCGAAGAGTTGATTAGCAAGACGTTTGAGTTTGATACATTGATAAAAGAAATTGCGTACATCAAAAAAACCAATGATGTATCCGCAGCTTTTGAAGAAGATTCGATGAAGCCAGTTTTGGAACAAATCCATGAATCACTGAATGCCGAGATCCAGAATACGCAAAAGTTTCGCAAGCAATTAACGGAGCTTCTCCAATCCAACAACAAAGATCAACTGCTCAGTCGGTTAAAAAAGGGCAGCGAGTATTACAACCATTTTTTGTATTCAATTGTAAAACTTTTGGTGGAACATATTGAGCTGGTAAAAACTCGGAAGCGGGTGAAGGGGTATTTAACAGACATCACCGACTTGGATCAACTTATTGGTAAAAAGCGAGAGCAGGTAGACAAAGCACAGTACCTTACGCAAAACATTTTAGAAGGCAATCATGAGTTTGACTTTTCGCATTTGGCGAAAGAGCGAGAAAAAGAAAGGTATCGGCTGCTCGAAGAAATCCGTACGAAAGTTGGGTTAAGACTCATGAAGGAGCAAAAGGAATCGCGTGGACGAAAAGCAAAGAAAAATAAAAAAGATGAACCCAGCACGTACGATATAACATTGACTATGTTAGAAAGCGGCATGACCATCGAGACGATTGCCAAAGAGCGTGGTTTGGCACCGGGCACCATCGAAGGCCATCTTGCTAAGGCCGTGAGCGCAAACCGCATCAGCATTTTAAAATTTATGTCGGAGCAGGATGTTGGCACAATCACTCACGCATTGAAAGAAATGCCAGAAGGTTTTACATCCAAAGATTTGTTTACGAAGTTAGGAGGAAAGTTTGGCTACGGTATGCTACGTGCTGTCATGAACCATACAGGGATTCAGTCCACTCGGCAGCGCGAAGAGAGTTTATGA
- the sucD gene encoding succinate--CoA ligase subunit alpha: protein MSVLVNKNSRVIVQGFTGSEGSFHAGQMIEYGTNVVGGVTPGKGGQVHLGRPVFNTVKEAVEKTGADVSIIFVPPAFAADGIMEAADAGIKVIVTITEGIPVKDMMIAKQYIKNKKVTLVGPNCPGVITPGEAKVGIMPGFVFKKGRIGIVSKSGTLTYEAADQIVKAGLGISTAIGIGGDPIIGTPTKDAVELLMNDPETDAIVMIGEIGGSYEPVAARWIKENGNKKPVVGFIAGQTAPPGRRMGHAGAIIGGAEDTAAAKMKIMSECGIHVVESPALIGDTMLKALGK from the coding sequence ATGAGTGTACTCGTCAACAAAAACTCCCGCGTAATTGTTCAAGGTTTTACAGGTTCCGAAGGTTCATTCCATGCCGGCCAAATGATTGAGTACGGTACCAATGTGGTAGGAGGAGTAACCCCCGGAAAAGGCGGGCAAGTACATTTGGGCAGACCGGTTTTTAATACAGTGAAGGAAGCAGTTGAAAAAACAGGCGCGGATGTTTCCATTATTTTTGTTCCGCCTGCCTTTGCAGCAGATGGCATCATGGAAGCAGCCGATGCGGGCATTAAGGTAATCGTGACCATAACCGAGGGCATTCCCGTAAAGGATATGATGATTGCCAAGCAGTATATCAAAAATAAAAAGGTGACGTTGGTTGGCCCGAACTGCCCGGGGGTGATTACGCCAGGCGAGGCCAAAGTTGGCATTATGCCGGGCTTTGTTTTTAAGAAAGGCAGAATTGGAATTGTATCAAAATCAGGAACGCTTACCTACGAAGCGGCCGATCAGATTGTGAAAGCTGGATTGGGAATTAGCACCGCTATTGGTATTGGTGGAGACCCGATCATCGGCACACCTACTAAAGATGCCGTTGAATTATTGATGAACGATCCTGAAACCGATGCCATTGTGATGATTGGTGAAATTGGCGGAAGCTATGAGCCAGTAGCTGCTCGCTGGATAAAGGAAAATGGAAACAAAAAGCCGGTTGTTGGATTTATCGCTGGTCAAACGGCTCCTCCCGGGAGGAGAATGGGCCATGCCGGAGCTATCATTGGTGGTGCCGAAGATACCGCTGCCGCGAAAATGAAAATCATGAGTGAATGCGGCATCCATGTGGTGGAATCGCCAGCCTTAATTGGTGACACCATGCTAAAAGCACTCGGAAAATAG
- the upp gene encoding uracil phosphoribosyltransferase yields MEVFVLNNQNSIANQFLLELRDTQIQQDRMRFRNNLTRLGEIMAYEISKKLEYEKQSIETPLKSLQIPTIAQHPVIITVLRAGLPYFQGFLNYFDKADSGFIGAYRKEGGDEVTVNLEYLATPSLEGRPVILVDPMLATGNSFIRSVAALEKQGKPSHIFLAALIASPEGIRNIQQTMTTAFSLWTAAVDEKLNHNFYIVPGLGDAGDLSFGNKL; encoded by the coding sequence ATGGAAGTATTTGTACTAAACAACCAAAATTCAATAGCCAATCAGTTTTTATTGGAGCTTCGCGATACGCAAATCCAGCAAGACCGAATGCGATTTCGCAATAACCTGACCCGCTTGGGAGAAATTATGGCCTATGAAATCTCCAAGAAATTAGAATATGAAAAGCAATCTATTGAAACTCCACTAAAGTCATTGCAAATTCCTACCATTGCACAACATCCTGTGATCATTACCGTGCTTCGGGCAGGGCTTCCTTACTTTCAAGGTTTTTTAAATTATTTTGATAAAGCAGATAGTGGCTTTATTGGCGCATACCGAAAGGAAGGTGGCGATGAAGTAACCGTGAACTTAGAATACCTTGCTACGCCTAGTTTAGAAGGCCGCCCCGTTATTTTGGTTGACCCCATGCTGGCCACAGGAAATTCATTCATTCGGTCGGTGGCTGCTTTAGAGAAACAAGGCAAGCCTTCACACATTTTCTTGGCTGCACTAATCGCTTCACCCGAAGGTATCCGTAACATCCAACAAACCATGACCACAGCTTTTTCTTTATGGACGGCTGCGGTTGATGAGAAGCTGAACCACAATTTCTATATTGTGCCAGGCTTGGGCGATGCGGGTGATTTAAGCTTTGGCAACAAATTGTGA
- a CDS encoding M20/M25/M40 family metallo-hydrolase, translated as MAKKKSTTFDSALLKKLCEIQSASGHEKALKDFLLHYINKEKKKWKNNVEIIEGEHLQDCFLLKFGKPRTAIFAHMDSIGFSVRYSNQLVSIGSPDAETGTLLVGKDSLGEIECSLELDHEHHAFYKFGRPIERGTPLTYKIDFRESNNFVETPYLDNRLGIYNALKVAETLKDGVIAFSCWEEHGGGSVGYLAELMYKKWKIRQALISDITWVTDGVQHGKGVAISMRDRNIPRRSFVEKIISVAKKNKIEYQLEVEGLGSSDGGELQRSHLPFDWCFVGAPEANAHTPHEKVHKSDIESMIALYQVLMKEL; from the coding sequence ATGGCCAAGAAAAAGTCAACAACTTTCGATTCAGCTCTTTTAAAAAAACTATGCGAAATACAATCTGCCTCAGGGCATGAAAAGGCTTTGAAAGATTTTTTGCTTCACTACATCAACAAAGAAAAAAAGAAATGGAAAAATAATGTAGAGATAATAGAGGGCGAACACCTGCAAGATTGCTTTCTCCTAAAGTTTGGAAAACCGCGCACCGCCATTTTTGCCCATATGGATAGCATTGGGTTTTCGGTTCGATATTCCAATCAATTGGTTTCCATCGGCAGCCCCGATGCAGAAACAGGAACATTGCTTGTGGGAAAAGATAGTTTGGGCGAGATAGAATGCAGCCTTGAACTCGACCACGAACACCACGCGTTTTACAAATTTGGTCGGCCCATCGAGCGCGGCACACCGCTTACCTATAAAATTGACTTTCGCGAAAGCAACAATTTTGTTGAAACGCCTTACTTGGATAATCGCTTGGGGATTTACAATGCGCTGAAAGTTGCCGAAACATTGAAAGATGGCGTGATTGCCTTCAGTTGTTGGGAAGAGCATGGCGGAGGTTCAGTTGGTTATCTGGCCGAGTTAATGTACAAGAAGTGGAAGATTCGTCAAGCCCTAATTTCGGATATTACGTGGGTGACCGATGGGGTACAGCACGGCAAGGGGGTAGCCATCTCCATGCGCGACCGAAATATTCCGCGAAGAAGCTTTGTTGAAAAAATTATTAGTGTCGCTAAGAAAAATAAAATTGAATATCAATTAGAGGTAGAGGGCTTGGGCTCAAGCGATGGTGGCGAATTGCAACGCAGTCATTTGCCATTTGATTGGTGTTTTGTTGGTGCCCCCGAAGCCAATGCGCACACTCCGCACGAGAAAGTTCACAAAAGTGATATTGAAAGTATGATAGCGCTATATCAAGTTTTGATGAAGGAACTTTAA
- a CDS encoding Uma2 family endonuclease, whose protein sequence is MQVIERPPRTIMEVYKMLPEGTLAELIKGAIYRSPAPLSKHQLISMNLSIEMGHYIRKNKIGYLFAAPCDVYLDETSNVVQPDVLVVLKKNASIVKGHIHGVPDIIIEILSKGSRSYDLGEKMELYERFGVSEYWVIDPETQEAFGYELKDNKFNSIGTFHGKIASSLLEQEFYFNQSFD, encoded by the coding sequence ATGCAAGTAATCGAGCGCCCACCCCGAACAATCATGGAAGTATACAAGATGCTTCCAGAGGGTACATTGGCAGAATTGATAAAAGGAGCGATTTATAGGAGTCCAGCACCCTTGAGTAAGCATCAACTGATTTCAATGAATTTGTCTATTGAAATGGGTCATTACATCCGAAAGAATAAGATAGGCTATCTATTTGCAGCCCCCTGCGATGTATATTTAGACGAGACTAGCAATGTCGTTCAACCGGATGTGTTGGTGGTGCTGAAAAAGAACGCCTCCATTGTGAAGGGACATATTCATGGAGTGCCTGACATTATTATTGAAATTTTGTCGAAAGGAAGCAGAAGCTATGACCTGGGTGAAAAGATGGAATTATATGAGCGTTTTGGCGTATCAGAATATTGGGTGATAGACCCAGAAACCCAAGAAGCATTTGGTTATGAATTGAAAGACAATAAGTTCAATTCGATTGGAACGTTTCATGGAAAAATCGCTTCCTCTCTTCTTGAACAAGAGTTTTATTTTAATCAAAGTTTTGACTAG
- a CDS encoding Gfo/Idh/MocA family oxidoreductase: MSTRREFLKTTTAATLGATLLPHFGQAENTDGKIRLGFIGVGLRGQNHLELALSRNDVEVVAICDIQQRMIDMSLGLFASAGKPKPQVFSDSAQAYKKLLERKDIDAVVISTPWEWHTAMCLDAMNAKKYVGCEVITGMTVDECWKLIETSEKTGMPLMMLENVCYRRDVMAVLNMVRQNIFGELVHLQGGYQHDLREVKFNDGIHPYGGGAEFGAKGFSEAQWRTQHSVDRNGDLYPTHGIGPLAMMTNINRGNRFTHLVSYATKARGLHNHIVKVGGENHPNTKVNFKLGDIVTTMIRTANDETILLQHDTNLPRPYSLGFRVQGTNGIWMDVNKSIYVEGKSAKPHQWEEAKSWLEKYDHPLWKKYGNDAAGAGHGGMDWFVLNAFIESVKRKTAPPQDVYDAVTWSAITPLSEESIKKGGANLEFPDFTKGKWQTRKNTFALDDSY, translated from the coding sequence ATGTCAACCCGTAGAGAATTTCTTAAAACCACCACTGCCGCTACACTGGGCGCCACCTTGCTTCCACATTTTGGTCAAGCAGAAAATACAGATGGTAAAATCAGATTAGGGTTTATCGGGGTAGGCCTTCGCGGCCAAAATCATTTAGAACTGGCGCTTTCGCGAAACGATGTAGAGGTGGTAGCTATTTGCGACATTCAACAGCGCATGATTGACATGAGCCTTGGTCTTTTCGCCTCAGCTGGCAAACCAAAGCCGCAAGTATTTTCAGATAGCGCGCAAGCCTACAAGAAATTACTAGAGAGAAAAGATATTGACGCGGTTGTTATTTCCACTCCGTGGGAATGGCACACCGCAATGTGCCTAGATGCCATGAATGCGAAGAAGTACGTTGGCTGTGAAGTAATTACAGGGATGACGGTAGATGAATGTTGGAAACTGATAGAAACATCCGAAAAAACAGGCATGCCCTTGATGATGTTGGAAAATGTTTGCTACAGACGCGATGTGATGGCGGTGCTGAACATGGTGCGGCAAAATATTTTTGGCGAGTTGGTTCATCTGCAAGGTGGCTACCAACACGATTTGCGCGAAGTAAAATTCAACGATGGCATTCATCCCTACGGTGGAGGTGCAGAATTTGGCGCGAAAGGTTTTTCAGAAGCGCAATGGCGCACGCAACATTCTGTTGATAGAAATGGCGACCTCTACCCTACCCACGGCATTGGCCCGTTGGCAATGATGACCAACATCAATCGCGGCAATCGATTTACACATCTGGTAAGTTATGCAACCAAGGCAAGAGGATTGCACAATCATATCGTGAAGGTGGGCGGAGAAAATCATCCAAACACAAAAGTGAATTTTAAGTTGGGTGATATTGTAACGACCATGATCCGTACCGCTAATGACGAAACTATTTTACTGCAACACGATACCAACCTACCACGGCCCTATTCACTAGGATTTCGGGTGCAAGGAACCAACGGCATCTGGATGGATGTGAACAAATCGATTTACGTAGAAGGAAAAAGTGCCAAACCTCACCAGTGGGAAGAAGCCAAAAGTTGGCTGGAAAAATACGACCATCCCTTGTGGAAAAAATATGGCAATGATGCGGCCGGTGCTGGCCACGGTGGCATGGATTGGTTTGTGCTCAATGCGTTTATCGAGTCAGTGAAAAGAAAAACGGCACCTCCGCAAGATGTGTACGATGCCGTAACGTGGAGTGCCATCACGCCACTCTCCGAAGAATCCATCAAAAAAGGTGGTGCCAATTTAGAATTTCCTGATTTCACTAAGGGAAAATGGCAAACACGAAAAAATACTTTTGCGTTGGACGATAGTTACTAA
- the hpt gene encoding hypoxanthine phosphoribosyltransferase, with translation MKIKDLEFKKLIAAAKVEERVAELATQINTDYKDKNPILLPILNGSFMFASDLMKELKITCRVSFVKISSYSGTTTTGQLKTLIGHDESLFNQDILIVEDVVDTGLTLSKIMEELRDLGTKSVEAIALLRKAPAREKNIDVKYVGFDLENDFVLGYGMDYDGLGRNRKDIYKSIGEDK, from the coding sequence ATGAAAATAAAAGATCTCGAGTTTAAAAAATTAATTGCCGCTGCTAAAGTAGAAGAGCGCGTTGCTGAATTGGCTACCCAAATCAACACCGATTACAAAGACAAAAATCCAATTTTGTTGCCCATCCTCAATGGCTCGTTCATGTTTGCTTCCGATTTGATGAAGGAATTGAAAATAACGTGCCGCGTTTCATTTGTGAAAATTTCTTCTTACTCGGGCACTACTACCACCGGTCAATTGAAAACATTGATTGGGCATGACGAAAGTTTGTTCAACCAAGATATTTTGATTGTGGAAGATGTGGTGGACACAGGCCTTACGCTTTCAAAAATCATGGAAGAACTTCGCGACCTGGGAACAAAATCGGTGGAAGCCATTGCCCTGTTGCGCAAAGCACCTGCCCGGGAAAAAAACATCGATGTAAAGTACGTGGGCTTCGATTTAGAAAATGATTTTGTGCTAGGGTACGGGATGGACTACGATGGACTGGGAAGAAACCGCAAAGATATTTATAAGTCGATAGGTGAAGACAAGTAG
- a CDS encoding adenylate kinase gives MINLVLFGPPGAGKGTQSEKLIQKYGFVHISTGDLFRWHTKNDTALGKRVKEIMNSGALVPDEITIAMLKEELDKNPNAKGFLFDGFPRTVPQAEALDKFMKDNGTAIHFIIALDVTEAEVRTRIAKRRTTENRVDDEEEKLNKRITEYFTKTIHVLPFYEKQGRLDTVHGIGEVNTIFENICIVLDK, from the coding sequence ATGATTAATCTGGTACTCTTTGGCCCACCGGGGGCTGGCAAAGGCACACAAAGCGAAAAGCTTATTCAAAAATATGGGTTTGTCCACATTTCTACGGGCGATTTGTTTCGGTGGCACACCAAAAACGATACGGCCCTGGGCAAACGCGTAAAAGAAATTATGAATAGCGGTGCCTTGGTGCCGGATGAAATCACCATCGCCATGCTGAAAGAAGAGTTGGACAAAAACCCCAACGCGAAAGGATTTCTGTTTGATGGCTTTCCGCGCACCGTGCCACAAGCCGAAGCGTTGGATAAATTCATGAAAGACAACGGCACGGCCATTCACTTCATCATTGCCTTGGACGTAACCGAAGCAGAAGTGCGTACCCGCATTGCCAAACGCAGAACCACCGAAAACAGAGTGGATGACGAAGAAGAAAAATTGAACAAACGCATTACCGAATATTTTACCAAAACCATTCACGTGCTTCCGTTTTATGAAAAGCAAGGAAGACTGGATACTGTGCACGGCATTGGCGAGGTAAATACAATTTTTGAAAACATCTGTATTGTCTTGGATAAATAA
- the obgE gene encoding GTPase ObgE has protein sequence MSSVNFIDYVKFNGKSGHGGAGCRHFHKEKFIDKGGPDGGDGGRGGHIILKGNAQLWTLLHLKYRKHVKAENGHAGEGQDRTGAFGKDEILEVPIGTVARHAETGEVMCEINTDGEEIILLPGGRGGKGNAFFATPTQQAPQHAQPGEPGKDEWVILELKLLADVGLVGFPNAGKSTLLSVVSAAKPKIADYAFTTLTPNLGVVAYRDNQSFVMADIPGIIEGAAEGKGLGIRFLKHIERNSLLLFMVPADAKDIKQEFEILLNELRKYNPELLDKKRLLAITKSDLLDDELKQAIKKEVPKGIASVFISSLTNSGIAELKDLIWKNLK, from the coding sequence GTGTCTTCCGTCAACTTTATCGACTACGTAAAATTCAATGGCAAGTCTGGGCATGGCGGAGCGGGCTGCAGGCATTTTCACAAAGAAAAATTTATTGACAAGGGTGGCCCTGACGGTGGCGATGGCGGACGCGGTGGTCATATTATTTTAAAAGGCAACGCCCAACTGTGGACGTTGCTTCACTTAAAATACCGCAAGCACGTAAAGGCTGAAAACGGTCATGCGGGCGAAGGCCAAGACAGAACGGGCGCCTTTGGAAAAGATGAAATTTTGGAAGTGCCCATCGGCACGGTTGCACGCCATGCCGAAACCGGAGAGGTGATGTGCGAAATCAATACGGATGGCGAAGAGATTATTTTGCTGCCCGGAGGCAGAGGCGGAAAGGGCAATGCTTTTTTCGCGACCCCTACACAACAAGCACCGCAGCATGCACAGCCCGGTGAGCCCGGAAAAGACGAGTGGGTTATTCTCGAATTAAAATTATTGGCCGATGTAGGTTTGGTTGGTTTCCCCAATGCGGGCAAGTCAACTTTGCTCTCGGTGGTGTCGGCAGCAAAACCAAAAATTGCCGACTATGCGTTCACTACGCTAACACCAAATTTAGGTGTGGTGGCTTACCGCGATAACCAATCGTTTGTGATGGCCGACATACCCGGTATTATTGAAGGCGCTGCAGAAGGAAAGGGATTGGGCATCCGTTTTTTAAAACACATCGAGCGCAACTCGCTGTTGCTGTTTATGGTGCCAGCCGATGCCAAGGACATCAAACAAGAGTTTGAAATTCTACTGAACGAGTTAAGAAAATATAATCCTGAGTTGTTGGATAAAAAACGACTATTGGCCATCACCAAATCAGATTTGTTGGATGACGAACTGAAGCAAGCCATCAAAAAAGAAGTGCCCAAAGGAATTGCGTCCGTTTTTATTTCTTCCCTTACTAATTCCGGAATTGCAGAGTTGAAGGATTTGATTTGGAAGAATTTGAAGTAG
- a CDS encoding Bro-N domain-containing protein, with protein MSSIKLFENKKVRSQYDADKEMWYFSIVDIVGILTEQPTVDRARNYWKVLKNRLKKEGNESVTNCNQLKLQSDDGKFYKTDVGNVEDIFRLIQSIPSPKAEPFKQWLAKVGYERLQEINDPSQSIDRARENWQKLGRSEKWIQQRMTGQETRNKLTDYWQESGVKKGDEFAALTNIIHQEWTGLIVKKHKDLKGLKSQNLRDHMSEAELIFTALAELSTRQIAETEKAKGFNENAIASKKGGAVAKNARKELESRTGKSVVTGENFLPPAKDKKKLK; from the coding sequence ATGAGTAGTATAAAATTATTTGAAAATAAGAAGGTTCGCAGTCAATACGATGCTGATAAGGAAATGTGGTATTTCAGCATTGTAGATATTGTTGGTATTTTAACTGAGCAGCCAACCGTAGATAGAGCCCGAAACTATTGGAAGGTGTTGAAAAACAGACTAAAAAAGGAAGGAAACGAGTCGGTTACAAATTGTAACCAACTGAAACTTCAATCAGATGATGGTAAATTTTACAAAACAGATGTAGGCAATGTAGAAGATATTTTTCGGCTTATCCAATCCATTCCATCACCCAAGGCAGAACCTTTTAAGCAATGGCTTGCAAAAGTTGGCTACGAAAGATTGCAAGAAATAAACGACCCCAGCCAAAGCATAGACAGAGCCAGAGAAAACTGGCAAAAATTGGGCAGGAGCGAAAAATGGATTCAACAGCGAATGACAGGGCAGGAAACCCGAAACAAGCTAACCGACTATTGGCAAGAAAGTGGCGTAAAAAAAGGAGATGAGTTTGCGGCATTAACCAATATTATTCACCAGGAATGGACTGGATTAATCGTGAAAAAACACAAAGACTTAAAGGGTTTGAAATCTCAAAACCTTAGAGACCATATGAGTGAAGCCGAACTCATCTTTACAGCCTTGGCTGAACTTTCTACAAGGCAAATAGCCGAAACCGAAAAAGCAAAAGGATTCAATGAAAATGCTATAGCCAGTAAAAAAGGCGGAGCAGTAGCCAAAAATGCCCGAAAAGAATTAGAATCAAGAACAGGCAAAAGTGTGGTAACTGGCGAGAACTTTTTGCCACCTGCAAAGGATAAAAAGAAATTGAAATAG